From Hydra vulgaris chromosome 07, alternate assembly HydraT2T_AEP, a single genomic window includes:
- the LOC136082562 gene encoding zinc finger MYM-type protein 1-like: MHQLLNFRIEAGDKIIKNHLDTAAKNEKYTSHQTEKELIKISEQILVNDIVSAANNSIGFSVLADETADISGTKQLSIGIRFVNPTKEQMIREEFLGFVPLNDISAASISDAILSKCLSLGLSLDCLLGQGYDGCSTMAGKDNGVQSRIRMKYPKATFVHCSSYRLNLVVNNLSAFPQIRNTIGAIKSIIAFIRESPERRSMIPNVPLLCETRWTAKYKSIRVFCDNFDKLFTQLNVLSNEANGNTRPLAHQLLLASSSTTSLFGLIIISFYSALMEPCTQALQAIQLDLPQVQRHIYELLLVSNLHRNKADMLWKVEQSTNTTKAMFKAVIPKQLWSNGYKCRGMLLPGYVYPISRFINRFASNVVLRR; this comes from the coding sequence ATGCATCAGCTATTGAACTTTCGAATTGAGGCTGGtgataagattataaaaaatcacCTTGATACTGCTGCAAAGAATGAAAAATATACATCACATCAAACCGAAAAAGAATTGATCAAAATATCTGAACAGATTCTGGTAAATGATATTGTTTCAGCTGCAAATAACTCCATTGGATTCTCAGTATTAGCTGATGAAACAGCCGATATTTCAGGGACAAAACAATTATCCATTGGAATACGCTTTGTAAACCCAACAAAAGAGCAAATGATTCGGGAAGAATTCCTTGGATTTGTTCCACTAAACGACATATCTGCAGCTTCAATTTCCGACGCCATATTAAGCAAGTGTTTATCATTAGGTCTCAGTTTAGATTGTCTGTTAGGTCAGGGATACGATGGTTGCTCAACCATGGCAGGAAAGGATAACGGCGTCCAATCAAGAATCAGAATGAAATATCCAAAGGCGACTTTTGTTCATTGCTCATCATATAGACTGAACTTGGTTGTAAATAATCTGAGTGCATTTCCGCAAATTCGCAATACAATTGGTGCTATCAAGTCAATTATTGCGTTTATCCGTGAAAGTCCTGAGAGAAGGTCAATGATACCCAACGTTCCTCTTCTCTGCGAGACTCGATGGACTGCAAAGTATAAGAGCATACGAGTGTTTTGTGATAATTTTGACAAATTATTTACCCAGTTGAATGTGTTATCTAACGAAGCAAACGGAAACACACGTCCATTGGCACATCAGTTGTTGTTAGCATCCAGCTCAACAACTTCTTTATTTGGACTAATTATCATTTCATTTTACTCAGCTCTCATGGAACCCTGTACTCAAGCACTTCAAGCCATTCAGCTAGACCTTCCACAAGTACAGAGACACATTTACGAATTGCTCTTGGTTTCAAATCTACACCGTAACAAGGCAGATATGCTCTGGAAAGTTGAACAATCAACTAACACCACCAAGGCAATGTTCAAGGCAGTTATACCGAAACAATTGTGGAGCAACGGATACAAATGCCGAGGAATGCTTTTGCCAGGCTATGTATATCCCATATCTCGATTCATTAATCGATTCGCTTCGAACGTGGTTCTTAGAAGATAA